In Streptococcus uberis, a single window of DNA contains:
- a CDS encoding alpha-amylase, translating to MTNELMFQAFEWYLPDDHNHWKRLREAIPDFQKMGISKIWLPPAFKGTGSNDVGYGIYDLFDLGEFDQNGTVPTKYGSKEDYLALTAALNEAGIMPIADIVLNHKANADQKETFHVLKMNPDNRQEPISEPYEIEGWTGFTFPGRQGKYNDFTWHWYHFTGLDYDARHNETGIFLITGDNKGWANQESVDNEKGNFDYLMFNDIDFKHPEVQEHLKVWAKWFLDTTAVKGFRLDAIKHIDANFMNNFIRYVRDHFAEDLFVFGEYWKDDSDATHHYLDEVDMQFNLVDVALHMNFYEASHSGNAFDMTKIFESSLMQSHPDFAITFVDNHDTQSGQALQTRVEDWFKPLAYGLILLRQEGMPCLFYGDYYGIEGDFGQMSFKDILEKLTYLRQKTVYGKQVDYFDHANCIGWTQLGNDDSDTCLAVVMTNGDRGWKHMEVGQLYVGQTFVDYLGHCPDEIMINEDGWADFKVEPGSISAWVPKSFLALA from the coding sequence ATGACAAATGAATTAATGTTTCAAGCTTTTGAATGGTATTTACCAGATGATCACAATCATTGGAAGAGGTTAAGAGAAGCTATCCCAGACTTTCAAAAAATGGGAATCAGTAAAATCTGGTTACCTCCTGCATTCAAAGGAACAGGCTCTAACGATGTGGGGTATGGTATTTATGACTTATTTGATTTGGGAGAGTTTGATCAAAACGGTACAGTTCCAACGAAATATGGCAGTAAGGAGGACTATTTAGCTTTAACAGCTGCCTTAAATGAAGCAGGCATTATGCCAATTGCAGATATTGTCCTCAATCATAAAGCTAATGCTGATCAAAAAGAAACCTTTCATGTTCTTAAAATGAATCCTGATAACAGACAAGAGCCTATTTCTGAACCCTATGAAATTGAAGGGTGGACGGGCTTTACCTTTCCAGGTCGTCAAGGCAAATATAATGATTTTACGTGGCACTGGTATCATTTTACAGGATTGGATTACGATGCTCGACACAATGAAACTGGTATTTTTTTAATCACAGGAGATAATAAAGGTTGGGCTAATCAAGAAAGTGTTGATAATGAAAAGGGCAATTTTGATTACTTGATGTTTAATGATATTGATTTTAAACATCCAGAAGTTCAAGAACATCTTAAGGTCTGGGCCAAATGGTTTTTAGATACCACAGCTGTCAAAGGATTTCGTTTGGATGCTATCAAACATATTGATGCCAACTTTATGAATAACTTTATTCGCTACGTTCGTGATCATTTTGCTGAGGATCTCTTTGTTTTTGGTGAGTATTGGAAAGACGATAGCGATGCTACTCACCATTATTTGGATGAAGTTGACATGCAATTTAATCTTGTTGACGTTGCACTCCACATGAACTTTTATGAAGCCAGTCATTCAGGTAATGCTTTTGATATGACAAAAATCTTTGAATCTAGCTTAATGCAAAGCCATCCAGATTTTGCCATAACCTTTGTTGACAATCATGATACTCAAAGTGGACAAGCCTTACAAACCCGTGTAGAAGATTGGTTTAAACCTTTAGCTTACGGACTCATACTTTTAAGACAAGAAGGAATGCCATGTCTATTTTATGGTGACTACTATGGAATAGAAGGTGACTTTGGTCAAATGTCTTTTAAAGATATTTTAGAGAAACTCACTTATCTTCGTCAAAAAACAGTTTATGGAAAACAAGTAGATTACTTTGATCATGCTAATTGTATTGGTTGGACTCAGTTGGGGAACGATGACAGTGATACCTGTTTAGCGGTTGTCATGACAAATGGTGACAGAGGTTGGAAACACATGGAAGTAGGGCAACTTTATGTCGGTCAAACTTTTGTGGATTATCTTGGACATTGCCCAGATGAAATAATGATTAATGAGGATGGTTGGGCAGATTTCAAAGTTGAACCGGGTTCCATATCAGCTTGGGTTCCAAAATCCTTTTTAGCTTTAGCATAA
- a CDS encoding glycosyltransferase family 4 protein yields the protein MKVLLYLEAENFLRKSGIGRAIKHQVKALRSVGQAFTTNPKDDYDLVHVNTYGIASWLLMTKAKKAGKKVIMHGHSTEEDFRNSFIFSNQLSPMFKKYLCLFYKKADAIITPTLYSKSLIENYGINKPVFAISNGIDLKQYGPNPQKEEAFRRYFNVKDGEKVVMGAGLFFKRKGIDDFVKVAEKMPDVTFIWFGEMNKWMIPAEIRKIVNGNHPENVIFPGYIKGDVYEGAMTGADAFFFPSREETEGIVVLEALASKQHVLVRDIPVYSGWVNQDSAEMASDVDGFVKALRKILNGQSQKTMAGYQVAESRSIEKIALELVDTYQKVMEL from the coding sequence ATGAAAGTCTTACTATACTTAGAAGCTGAAAATTTCTTACGAAAATCTGGGATAGGTCGTGCCATTAAACATCAAGTAAAAGCCTTGAGGTCTGTTGGACAAGCCTTTACGACAAATCCTAAAGATGACTATGACCTTGTTCATGTTAACACTTATGGCATTGCTAGCTGGTTGTTAATGACAAAAGCTAAAAAAGCTGGCAAAAAAGTGATCATGCATGGTCATTCTACAGAAGAGGATTTTAGAAATTCCTTTATTTTTTCTAATCAATTATCCCCTATGTTTAAAAAATACCTTTGTCTTTTTTATAAGAAAGCAGATGCCATCATCACGCCAACTCTCTATTCAAAATCTCTGATTGAAAACTATGGGATAAACAAGCCAGTTTTTGCCATTTCAAATGGGATTGATCTGAAACAATATGGTCCAAATCCTCAAAAAGAGGAAGCTTTCCGACGTTATTTTAATGTAAAAGATGGCGAAAAAGTTGTCATGGGTGCAGGGCTTTTCTTCAAACGAAAAGGCATTGATGATTTTGTAAAAGTTGCTGAAAAAATGCCAGATGTCACATTTATTTGGTTTGGAGAAATGAATAAATGGATGATTCCAGCTGAAATAAGAAAGATTGTTAATGGCAATCATCCTGAAAATGTTATTTTTCCAGGATACATTAAAGGTGACGTTTATGAAGGCGCAATGACAGGGGCTGATGCTTTCTTTTTCCCAAGTCGTGAAGAAACAGAAGGCATTGTAGTACTGGAAGCCTTAGCAAGTAAACAGCATGTCCTTGTCAGAGATATCCCTGTTTATTCTGGTTGGGTAAATCAAGATAGCGCGGAGATGGCTTCAGATGTAGATGGATTTGTTAAGGCATTACGGAAAATCTTAAATGGTCAAAGTCAGAAAACCATGGCAGGTTATCAGGTTGCAGAAAGCAGAAGTATTGAAAAAATAGCTTTGGAGTTAGTAGACACTTATCAAAAAGTAATGGAGTTATAA
- a CDS encoding glycosyltransferase family 4 protein: protein MRVGLFTDTYFPQVSGVATSIRTLKEELEKEGHEVYIFTTTDKNVKRFEDPTVIRLPSVPFVSFTDRRVVYRGLISSYKIAKQYHLDIIHTQTEFSLGLLGKMVGKALRIPVVHTYHTQYEDYVTYIANGKLIRPSMVKPILKSYLKDLDGVVCPSPIVLNLLEDYQVKLPKRVIPTGIDLTQYIRDDISKQDIASLKEELQIADDDTFLLSLSRVSYEKNIQAIIRQLPEVLKANPKVKLVIVGDGPYLPDLKALADQLTISENVIFTGMVPHDKVAYYYKACDFFVSASTSETQGLTYIESLASGKPIIAHGNPYLDDLVSDKMFGTLFYHEDELADAIIDAIIETPEMNPEMLKQKRFDISAEHFGHSMYTFYLDTIINKNKPQPQRLSLRVTGTGKREPIKLVQTARRIPKRAFKATAVTSVKVVKAPLKMVNAIRDFLD from the coding sequence ATGCGAGTTGGTCTATTTACAGACACTTACTTTCCACAAGTTTCAGGTGTCGCAACCAGTATTCGAACCTTGAAAGAAGAGCTAGAAAAAGAAGGACATGAAGTCTATATCTTTACCACGACGGATAAAAACGTCAAACGCTTTGAAGATCCAACAGTGATTAGACTTCCAAGCGTCCCATTTGTGTCCTTTACGGATCGTCGAGTGGTTTATCGTGGACTTATTTCATCTTATAAAATAGCTAAGCAGTATCATCTAGATATCATACACACACAAACAGAGTTCAGCTTAGGGTTGCTTGGTAAAATGGTAGGCAAAGCCTTAAGAATCCCAGTTGTTCATACCTATCATACCCAGTATGAGGATTATGTGACCTACATCGCAAACGGTAAACTGATTCGACCAAGTATGGTAAAACCAATCTTAAAAAGCTATTTAAAAGATTTAGATGGAGTTGTCTGCCCAAGCCCTATCGTCTTGAATCTTCTAGAAGATTATCAAGTTAAATTACCAAAGCGGGTTATCCCAACAGGAATCGATTTGACACAATATATCCGAGACGATATTTCTAAGCAAGATATCGCTAGTCTTAAAGAGGAATTGCAAATCGCCGATGATGATACCTTTTTACTCAGTTTGTCGCGTGTTTCCTATGAAAAAAACATTCAGGCTATTATTCGACAACTGCCGGAAGTCTTGAAAGCTAATCCCAAAGTCAAATTAGTCATTGTAGGTGATGGTCCTTACCTGCCTGATTTGAAGGCTTTAGCGGATCAACTGACAATCAGCGAGAACGTTATTTTTACTGGCATGGTTCCACATGACAAAGTGGCTTATTATTATAAAGCTTGTGATTTTTTTGTTAGTGCTTCGACCAGTGAAACACAAGGATTGACTTACATTGAAAGCCTTGCAAGTGGAAAACCGATTATTGCTCATGGCAATCCTTATTTAGACGATCTTGTTTCTGATAAAATGTTTGGTACGCTTTTTTATCATGAGGATGAATTAGCAGATGCTATTATTGATGCTATCATTGAAACACCTGAAATGAATCCTGAAATGCTTAAGCAAAAACGTTTTGACATCTCAGCTGAGCATTTTGGACATTCGATGTATACCTTTTATCTGGATACCATCATCAATAAAAATAAGCCTCAACCTCAGCGACTTTCCTTACGTGTTACTGGTACAGGCAAACGAGAGCCAATCAAACTGGTTCAAACAGCGCGTCGTATTCCAAAACGAGCTTTTAAAGCAACAGCTGTCACCTCTGTAAAAGTTGTGAAGGCACCGCTTAAAATGGTTAATGCCATACGTGACTTTTTAGATTAA